One segment of Anastrepha obliqua isolate idAnaObli1 chromosome 3, idAnaObli1_1.0, whole genome shotgun sequence DNA contains the following:
- the LOC129241850 gene encoding trichohyalin isoform X7: MYNQYAKGSFAFKLSPLRELQQDRESLQQRMCEQNQRISTLQSRLEEQRKRAIELERAGSIDLSVRVHDLQNEIHNLQETLSVRDKQIATMKQQLEKSKVAIDRLEAELAVEQQPDRSIMERLEVEVRQKNAAIQVLKEKIKNEMINKLSLPDLMETMLADKNEEIDHLREQLESKEKEIHELNSSQGFSLGGGASGKSVGAGKDEVSTKLSARTLSDIVSISDFDEPDVMRRVAVAQEATPIQLSDGNRGFGLQSMDTSKQVLANLTDKRSEDLSGIATLRPANTFENPHYFQDPNVLAYTGQSDATATPPIVPRQINFSALTEDSKFKTPSFEMSAVDRKATEEKEMFQKWACEVHELKEKLLLVSTEKDNAIGEKDKEMQAMEEELVATQLQLGGLQHDLEQRQTEISELKKEAQKCLIYQSEIAEKTAEIELLLSSQERLVKENREQQDRLTKSEKELLNYKENEQQLQRRVKELEEKILETTEYEVNQRESLRKELSALSEIHEQCKNTVRELEARKVVVSNLNEQLKAKDQRLQMLTNKLVQADENANELQQKISSLGEEVERLRQQPNSDNSSKQYSVDEIAQQVEKELNYSVQLDSNILRAIESEEENNLDRKSREKASQEPNKTEAHGTDDENFTGERELLNQLEVLKAQISVEREQNEETRQELLTEKQHSQEIQEQDVLIIEAMRKRLETALEKEDELLKLLDIERERCERVQTQLTAMQRAESRRNSLLLKSPSESPRKSPRSIGTDFESELADRLRSEIKMLTAQNERERDRCADAQRASERERQRYENELQERVEYCEKLKREMEKLTRDKDLAEQECEHLQERLTLQTQEIESLEARLATLQEAETRRTTRRDRQQKESVQLLGEIQEVKSMLLATEAERDKLLKNITQLRFDVERSGHREAKLAEALANANMSAAEVSVPQQFLQKMKEINALLAENTQENRQMAETVQFLVEERRQLQKKCEELESQLGGTANVAELEERCNHLLGRYLRVESHRKALVYQKRYLKISLQNYQDSEQRALVALNGGHVAQPLPNKKKLFKTVALAVVAIQRMKYIGRTWRTGKRIVSKSVFTITQQKPPQPAMFTCAPDNSTCPKSPPTMPFCNPPNSLRPRNRQFQPLKSPALVHDFVNGGAIDDDVTSTMTLSPVPIFDWPRVQTFQQ; encoded by the exons GAACTACAGCAAGACCGCGAATCTCTGCAGCAGCGTATGTGTGAGCAAAATCAACGCATTTCCACGCTACAGTCGCGCCTCGAAGAGCAACGAAAGCGCGCCATAGAGTTGGAGCGAGCGGGTTCAATTGACTTGAGTGTACGCGTTCACGACCTACAAAACGAAATACACAATCTGCAAGAGACACTTTCCGTGCGCGACAAACAGATCGCCACAATGAAACAACAACTGGAAAAGAGTAAAGTCGCAATTGATCGCCTCGAAGCGGAGCTGGCAGTGGAACAGCAACCGGACCGTAGTATTATGGAGCGCTTAGAGGTTGAGGTTAGGCAAAAAAATGCAGCCATACAAGTTCTGAAAGAAAAGATCAAGAATGAGATGATAAACAAGCTGTCGTTACCGGATTTAATGGAGACAATGCTAGCCGATAAGAATGAGGAGATCGATCATTTAAGGGAGCAATTAGAATCGAAGGAAAAGGAAATACATGAGCTCAACTCGAGTCAAGGCTTTAGTTTAGGGGGTGGCGCTAGCGGCAAGAGCGTTGGTGCTGGAAAAGATGAAGTGAGTACGAAGCTTAGTGCACGCACTTTGAGCGATATTGTGTCCATAAGCGATTTTGATGAGCCTGACGTGATGCGAAGAGTAGCTGTGGCGCAGGAGGCGACGCCGATTCAACTGTCAGACGGCAATCGCGGATTTGGACTGCAATCAATG GATACTTCAAAGCAGGTGCTGGCGAATTTGACCGACAAGCGTAGTGAGGATTTATCTGGGATTGCCACCTTACGTCCGGCTAATACCTTTGAAAATCCGCATTATTTCCAAGATCCCAATGTGCTAGCATACACAGGCCAGTCAGATGCAACAGCCACACCACCCATTGTGCCACGTCAAATCAATTTCTCTGCATTAACAGAAGACTCGAAATTTAAAACGCCTAGTTTCGAAATGTCTGCAGTGGATAGAAAGGCtacagaagaaaaagaaatgttcCAAAAATGGGCGTGTGAGGTGCAtgagctaaaagaaaaactattatTGGTTTCCACCGAGAAAGATAATGCTATTGGTGAGAAGGATAAAGAAATGCAAGCCATGGAGGAAGAATTGGTGGCCACACAACTACAACTAGGTGGCCTGCAACACGATTTGGAGCAACGCCAAACAGAAATCAGCGAGTTGAAGAAGGAAGCACAAAAATGCCTAATTTATCAATCAGAAATCGCTGAAAAAACGGCAGAAATTGAACTGCTCCTAAGTTCCCAAGAACGTCTGGTTAAAGAGAACAGGGAACAACAAGACCGACTGACTAAAAGCGAGAAAGAGCTGCTCAACTACAAGGAGAACGAACAGCAGCTGCAGAGACGCGTTAAAGAACTGGAGGAGAAAATACTAGAAACAACGGAGTATGAAGTTAACCAGCGGGAGAGTTTGCGCAAAGAGTTAAGCGCTTTAAGTGAAATTCATGAGCAGTGCAAGAATACTGTCCGCGAATTGGAGGCCCGCAAAGTGGTTGTCTCGAATCTGAACGAACAACTCAAGGCCAAGGATCAGCGCTTACAGATGCTAACTAATAAATTGGTGCAAGCCGACGAGAATGCCAATGAACTGCAGCAGAAGATTTCTTCGCTGGGGGAGGAGGTGGAACGTTTGCGCCAGCAACCGAATAGCGATAACAGCTCGAAACAGTATTCGGTAGATGAAATTGCACAACAAGTCGAAAAAGAACTAAACTATTCGGTACAACTGGACTCTAATATACTGCGAGCCATCGAGAGTGAAGAAGAAAACAACTTAGATCGCAAGAGCCGCGAAAAAGCATCGCAGGAACCTAATAAGACTGAAGCGCACGGCACAGACGATGAGAATTTTACAGGAGAGCGTGAACTCTTAAACCAATTGGAGGTGTTGAAAGCACAAATTTCTGTGGAACGcgagcaaaatgaagaaacacgTCAAGAGTTGTTAACTGAAAAGCAGCACTCACAGGAAATACAAGAACAAGATGTTCTTATTATTGAGGCGATGCGCAAGCGACTTGAGACGGCGCTGGAAAAAGAGGACGAATTGCTCAAGCTGCTTGATATTGAGCGTGAGCGTTGTGAGCGCGTACAAACTCAGTTAACTGCCATGCAGCGTGCTGAATCACGTCGTAATTCATTGCTGCTCAAGTCGCCAAGCGAATCGCCCCGCAAATCGCCGCGTTCAATCGGCACCGATTTCGAGTCGGAGCTGGCAGACCGGCTACGAAGTGAAATCAAAATGTTAACAGCTCAAAATGAGCGTGAACGCGATCGTTGTGCCGATGCACAACGCGCCAGTGAACGTGAGCGTCAACGTTATGAAAATGAGTTGCAAGAACGTGTCGAGTATTGTGAGAAATTAAAGCGTGAAATGGAAAAGTTGACTCGCGACAAAGATTTGGCAGAGCAAGAGTGCGAGCATCTGCAGGAGCGTCTTACCTTACAGACGCAGGAGATAGAGAGCCTGGAGGCAAGACTTGCGACGTTACAGGAGGCAGAAACGCGGCGTACAACGCGACGTGATCGCCAGCAGAAAGAAAGTGTACAGTTGCTGGGTGAGATACAGGAAGTAAAATCGATGCTGTTAGCTACCGAGGCAGAGCGAGATAAACTGCTGAAGAACATTACGCAATTACGCTTCGACGTGGAACGCTCGGGTCATCGGGAAGCCAAACTTGCAGAAGCACTTGCCAATGCAAATATGAGTGCAGCCGAGGTGTCTGTGCCGCAACAGTTTCTGCAAAAGATGAAGGAAATCAATGCCTTGTTGGCGGAGAACACGCAGGAGAATCGACAAATGGCCGAGACGGTGCAATTCCTCGTTGAGGAGCGTCGACAACTGCAAAAGAAATGTGAAGAGCTCGAGTCGCAACTTGGCGGTACGGCCAACGTGGCGGAGCTAGAGGAGCGCTGCAATCATCTGTTAGGTCGATATTTGCGAGTTGAATCGCACCGCAAAGCGCTTGTTTATCAAAAACGTTACTTGAAAATTTCGCTGCAGAACTACCAGGATAGTGAGCAGCGTGCACTAGTAGCGCTCAATGGCGGACACGTGGCGCAGCCACTTCCCAACAAGAAGAAGCTTTTCAA GACTGTTGCTTTGGCTGTTGTGGCCATTCAGCGCATGAAGTACATTGGCCGCACTTGGCGCACTGGCAAGCGGATCGTTTCGAAGTCAGTGTTTACAATAACACAACAAAA GCCTCCTCAACCGGCAATGTTTACGTGTGCTCCGGATAACTCAACTTGTCCAAAATCTCCCCCAACTATGCCATTTTGCAATCCGCCAAATTCGTTGCGGCCTAGAAATCGTCAATTTCAGCCTTTGAAGTCGCCTGCGCTGGTCCACGACTTTGTGAATGGCGGCGCTATTGATGATGACGTAACCTCTACTATGACATTAAGTCCTGTGCCAATATTCGATTGGCCGCGCGTGCAGACATTTCAACAGTAG